The genomic region GCCAGTGCGACCTGGTCGTTGCCGGTCGTCAGCCTGGCGGCGATCAGCTCGTCGTCTTCGGCGAGCGTGATGGCAATGATTCCGCTGGAACGAGGACGCGAGTACTCGAGCAGCGGGGTTTTCTTGACGATCCCGCGGCACGTCGCGAACAGCACGTACGCGTCCTCGCGGAACTCGCGCACGGACAGGAACGCCGACAGCTTCTCGCCGGGGGCGAGCTGCAGCAGGTTGACGATCGCCTTTCCGCGCGACGCCCTGCCGGCCTGCGGCACTTCGTGAACCTTCTTCCAGTAGACGCGGCCGCGGTTCGTGAAGAACAGGATGTAGTCGTGCGTGGAAGCCGTGAACATCTGCGCGACGAAATCGTCGCCCTTGGTCGACGCTCCGACTTTGCCGCGCCCGCCGCGCCGCTGCTGGCGGTAGAGCGTGACCGGATTGCGCTTGATGTAGCCTTCGTGGGAGACGGTCACGACCATCTCCTCTTCGACGATCATGTCCTCGATCGTGATTTCGCCGGAGGCATCGACGATCTGGGTGCGCCGCTCGTCGCCGTACTGTTTCTTCAGACCCTCGAGCTCTCCCGCGATGATCTTGAGGACCTCGCGCTCGTCGGAGAGGATCGCGCGCAGGCGCGCGATCGTTTTCACCGTCTCCGCATGTTCCTGCAGGATCTTGTCGCGCTCGAGGCCGGTCAGGCGCTGCAGGCGCATGTCGAGAATCGCCTGGGCCTGGATCTCGCTTAGCCCGAATTGCGACATCAGGCCGTCTTTCGCGGCCGGCGTATCCTTGGCGGCGCGGATCAGCTTGATGACGGCGTCGAGGTTGTCGAGCGCGATCTTGAGTCCGTCGAGAAGATGGAGCCGCGCTTCGGCCTTGCGCAGGTCGAACGCGGTCGCGCGCGTGACGATGTCCTGCCGGTGCGCGAGGAATTCCTGGAGCAGGTCCTTGAGACCGACGAGGCGCGGCCGGCCGCCGATCAGCGCGAGCAGGATGATGCCGAACGACTCCTGCATCGGCGTGTGCTTGTACAGGTTGTTCAGCACTACGAGCGGAATCGCATCGCGCTTGAGCTCGATCACGATGCGCATGCCGTCGCGGTCGGATTCGTCGCGAAGGTCGGACACGCCGTCGAGCTTCTTTTCGTTGACGAGCTCGGCGATCTTTTCGATGAGCCGCGTTTTGTTGAGCTGGTACGGGATCTCCGTGACGACGATGCGCGTGCGCCCGGTGCGCTCCTCGGTCTCGGTGATCGCCTGCGCCCGCACCGTGAGGATCCCGCGTCCGGTCTTGTAGGCGTCGATGATCGGCTGGCGGCCGTAGATGATGCCGCCGGTCGGGAAGTCCGGCCCCGTCACGATGCGCAGCAGCTTCTCGATCTTGATGTCGGGATTCTCGATCATCGCCAGCAGCGCATCGCAGATCTCGCCCATGTTGTGCGGCGGGATGTTCGTTGCCATGCCGACCGCGATGCCGGTCGAGCCGTTGATCAGCAGGTTCGGGATCCTGCTCGGCATGACCGCGGGCTCGATCGTCGTCTCGTCGTAGTTCGGGACGAAGTCGACGGTCTCTTTGTCGATGTCCGCGAGCATTTCGCTGGCGATGCGGGCCAGGCGGCACTCGGTGTATCGCATCGCAGCCGGCGGATCGCCGTCGATCGAGCCGAAGTTGCCCTGGCCGTCCACGAGCGGGTAGCGCAACGAGAATTCCTGCGCCATGCGGACGATCGTGTCGTAGACCGCCGAGTCGCCGTGGGGATGATACTTGCCGATCACGTCGCCGACGATGCGTGCCGACTTCTTCGGCGCCTTGTTCCACTCGTTGCCGAGCTCGTGCATCGCGAACAGCACGCGTCGGTGCACGGGCTTCAGGCCGTCGCGCGCGTCGGGCAGTGCGCGCCCGACGATGACGCTCATCGCGTAGTCCAGGTAGGACGTACGCATCTCGTTTTCGATGTCGACGGGGACGGTGGGGTTCTTGCCGGCTGCTGCCATGGAAAATGCCGATCAGATGTCGAGATTGCGGACGTTCAGGGCGTTTTCTTCGATGAACTTGCGACGGCCTTCGACGACGTCGCCCATCAGGCGATCGAACATGTCTTCGGCCGCGACGGCGTCATCGACGCGCACCTGCAGCAGCGTGCGCGTTTCCGGATCCATCGTCGTTGCCCAGAGCTGCTCCGGGTTCATTTCGCCGAGGCCTTTGTAACGCTGGATGTCGGTGCCCTTGCGGGCATTGGCCATGATGCAGGCGTGCAGCTCGCCGAGGCTCGCGACTTCCTGCTCGGTCTTGCCGAAGTTGACGACGTAGGGCGCCTGGCCGATGCCGGAAATGCCGGTCAGCAGCCTTCGCAGCCGGAAGAATTCCGGCAGCTCGATGAACGTGCGGTCGATCTCCGTGCGGGCATTGGTTCCGTTGAGCCGGCAGACAATCGAGATCTTCTCGCAGGAGTGCTCGGCATCGCTCGAAAACTCCGCGCGAACCGGTTCGAGATCGGGATATTGCGCAGTGATGTCGGAAATGAGCTTCGCGACCACTCGCCGCAGCTCGTCGGGATCCGCGAATGTCTCGGCGGTGAGCTCCATGCAGGCGGCGACCGAGGACGTGACCTGGCGGTTCTTGCGCTTCTTCTCGAGCACGTCGAGCAGGCGGTCGATCTCGGCCAGCTCCTTGAGCACTTTCTTCAACTGGTCACCGGCAACGCTCCGCTGCGCGCCCTTGGACTTGACCTTGACGTCTTCGACTCCGAGGTCGACCAGATGCGCGGCGAGCGCGCCTTCGTCCTTGAGGTAGCGCTCGGTCTTGCCACGACGGAAGCGGAACAGCGGCGGCTGCGCAATGTAGACGTAACCGTTCTCGATGAGCTCGCGAAAATGCCGGTAGAAGAACGTGAGCAGCAGCGTGCGGATGTGCGAGCCGTCGACGTCGGCGTCGGTCATGATGATGATCGTGTGGTAGCGCAGCTTGTCGATGAGCTTGTCGCCGTCTGCGTCGCCGATGCCCATGCCCAGGGCCGTGATCAGCACGCGGATCTCGTCCGATGAGACGGTTCGATCGAAGCGTGCACGCCACACGTTCAGGATCTTTCCGCGCAGCGGCAGGATCGCCTGGAAGCGGCGGTCGCGTCCCTGCTTCGCCGAGCCGCCGGCCGAATCACCCTCGACGATGTAAAGCTCGCTGCGGCTCGCGTCGCGTTCCTGGCAGTCGGCAAGCTTTCCGGGCAGCGAGAGCCCGTCGAGCGCGCCCTTGCGGCGCGTAAGGTCGCGCGCTTTCCGCGCCGCCATGCGGGCGCGGGCCGCGTCGAGCGCTTTGCTGACAATTTTCCGCGCGTCCGACGGATGCTCCTCGAAATAGGTTCCGAGGCTGTCGTTGACGAGCGCTTCGACGAGGCCCTTGACCTCGCTGTTGCCCAGCTTGGTCTTGGTCTGGCCTTCGAACTGCGGCTCCGGAACCTTGACCGAGAGCACGGCGGTCAGGCCTTCGCGGCAGTCTTCGCCTTCGATCGCCTCGTCGCCTTTCTTGATCAGGTTGTTGGCGGTGCCGTAGTTGTTGATCGTGCGCGTCAGAGCCGAACGGAAACCGGAGAGATGGGTTCCGCCTTCGATCGTGTTGATGTTGTTCGCGAACGTGTAGACGTTCTCGGCGTAGCCGGAGTTCCACTGCATCGCGATCTCGATCTCGATGCCGGACTTCTTGCCCGAGAGATAGACGACCTTGTTGTGGATCGGCTGTTTCTTCTGGCTCAGGTGATCGACGAACGAGACGATCCCGCCCTCGTAGAAAAACTCCTGCTTCTTGCCGGCATCGCGCTCGTCCTCAAGCGATATGCGGACGCCGCGGTTCAGGAATGCGAGCTCGCGCAGGCGGCTCGCGAGGATGTCATAGCTGAACTCGGTGGTCTCGAAGATGCCCGCGTTCGGCAGGAAGTGAACCGTCGTGCCGCGCTTGGTGGTGGTGCCGACTTCGGCCAGCGGCTGTTTGGGAACACCGATGTCGTAGTGCTGCTGGTAGACCTTGCGGTCACGCCGGATCTCGACGTCGAGCCACAGCGACAGCGCGTTGACGACCGATACGCCGACGCCGTGCAGCCCGCCGGACACCGTGTACGATTTCTTGTCGAACTTTCCCCCTGCGTGAAGCTTGGTCAGGACGACTTCCGCCGCCGAGACGCCTTCTCCGGCATGCAGCTCGACCGGAATGCCGCGGCCGTTGTCGACGACCGTCACGCTGTTGTCGACGTGGATCTCGACGTTGATGGTGTCGCAGTGGCCCGCGAGCGCCTCGTCGATCGAGTTGTCGACGACTTCGAACACGAGATGGTGCAGCCCGCGCACGCCGGTGTCGCCGATGTACATGCCGGGGCGTTTGCGCACCGCCTCGAGGCCTTCGAGGACCTTGATCGAGTCCGCGCCGTAGTCGGCGGAAGCCTTCGTCCGGGACGATTCTGTGGACTGCTCGGGAGGCTGCTCTGACATCTCGATGATCCGATTTGGGGTTCCGGGGAAGCTGTGCGCCGGCCTTCGCATGAGTGCGGCGCGGTGCCCGGAACAACCTGCTTCGAGTATCAGGCGACGGGTCGAAAGTAAAATTTTCGAAGTGCTTTATGATCTAAAAATCATATTGGGATTTCGCGTATTTATGCGCACAGGGCGGGGTCAGATCCGCATCGGCATCACGACGTACGAATAACCCGCATCGGCCCCCTTGATGACGCCCGGACTCAGCTGGTCGCCGAGTCCCATTTCGACCTGCGAACCCTCGGGGAAAACCTGCAGCACGTCGAGGATGTATCGGGCGTTGAAACCGATCTCGAGGTCGCCGCCGGCGTAATCCACCTCGAGGTCCTCGCTGGCCTCGCCGAGGTCCGGATTGTTCGCGCTGATCTCCAGGCGCCCGGGACTGAGGCCGAGCCGGATACCGCGTGCCTTCTCGCTCGACAGCAGCGAGACCCGCCGCACGGTCTGGAGCAGGGCGTCGCGGTCGACGTGGACGACCTTGCTGCTCTCTTTCGGGACGACCTGCTTGTAGTCGGGGAATGTCCCCTCGACGAGCCGCATGCTGAGCACGCATCCCGGCAGCTCGACGATGGCCTCGTTTCCTACCAGGCGCACCGTGATCGTCCCGGTCACCTCCGGCAGGACCTTGAGAACCTCGCTCAGACCTTTGCGGGGCAGAATGACCCCCTCTTTGGGCGACGTTCCCTTCGCCTTGCGGTCGACCACGGCGAGCCTGTGGCCGTCGGTAGCGACCAGGCGGATGAAACCCTTCTTGGCGCCGGCATCGAGGTGAACGCCGGCCAGGTTCGAACGGGTGTCGTCGTGAGAGACCGCAAACAGCGTTTTCTCAATGATCTCGGCAAGCTCTTCGGCTTCGAGCTCGAATGCTGCGCCGGGATCGCTGGTCGCGGCGCTCGGCATCCCGGGATGCTCGGACGCATCGATTCCGAGAAGGCGAAAGTTCGAGCGCCCATACGAAACACCGACTCCGTGTCCGTCGAGGCTCCGTACGGTCACTTCCGGCGACGTCGATTCACGAACGATCTCGAACAGCTTGCGCGCCGACAGCGCAACGCTTCCGGGTTCCGTGACTTTCGCGGCGATGGTCTGGCGCAGGCTGACTTCGAGATCGGTGGCGAGGACAGCAATTTCACCAGAGCCTGCGTTGATCACGAGG from Candidatus Limnocylindrales bacterium harbors:
- the dnaN gene encoding DNA polymerase III subunit beta, producing MNITVGNEDFLKILGRTQGVVDRRHSMAILTNLVINAGSGEIAVLATDLEVSLRQTIAAKVTEPGSVALSARKLFEIVRESTSPEVTVRSLDGHGVGVSYGRSNFRLLGIDASEHPGMPSAATSDPGAAFELEAEELAEIIEKTLFAVSHDDTRSNLAGVHLDAGAKKGFIRLVATDGHRLAVVDRKAKGTSPKEGVILPRKGLSEVLKVLPEVTGTITVRLVGNEAIVELPGCVLSMRLVEGTFPDYKQVVPKESSKVVHVDRDALLQTVRRVSLLSSEKARGIRLGLSPGRLEISANNPDLGEASEDLEVDYAGGDLEIGFNARYILDVLQVFPEGSQVEMGLGDQLSPGVIKGADAGYSYVVMPMRI
- the gyrA gene encoding DNA gyrase subunit A, whose product is MAAAGKNPTVPVDIENEMRTSYLDYAMSVIVGRALPDARDGLKPVHRRVLFAMHELGNEWNKAPKKSARIVGDVIGKYHPHGDSAVYDTIVRMAQEFSLRYPLVDGQGNFGSIDGDPPAAMRYTECRLARIASEMLADIDKETVDFVPNYDETTIEPAVMPSRIPNLLINGSTGIAVGMATNIPPHNMGEICDALLAMIENPDIKIEKLLRIVTGPDFPTGGIIYGRQPIIDAYKTGRGILTVRAQAITETEERTGRTRIVVTEIPYQLNKTRLIEKIAELVNEKKLDGVSDLRDESDRDGMRIVIELKRDAIPLVVLNNLYKHTPMQESFGIILLALIGGRPRLVGLKDLLQEFLAHRQDIVTRATAFDLRKAEARLHLLDGLKIALDNLDAVIKLIRAAKDTPAAKDGLMSQFGLSEIQAQAILDMRLQRLTGLERDKILQEHAETVKTIARLRAILSDEREVLKIIAGELEGLKKQYGDERRTQIVDASGEITIEDMIVEEEMVVTVSHEGYIKRNPVTLYRQQRRGGRGKVGASTKGDDFVAQMFTASTHDYILFFTNRGRVYWKKVHEVPQAGRASRGKAIVNLLQLAPGEKLSAFLSVREFREDAYVLFATCRGIVKKTPLLEYSRPRSSGIIAITLAEDDELIAARLTTGNDQVALATRSGQLVRFNEGEVRAMGRGAGGVRGCNVDDDDRVVAMEIVRPGASLLTVSANGMGKRSSIDDYRLTRRGSVGVKTMNVTPKTGLVAGVLQIVSDEDEVMIVTDQGKMIRIAMENVRVMSRNTQGVTLVRLDQETGEHVVSVAPVVEKEAVGDEE
- the gyrB gene encoding DNA topoisomerase (ATP-hydrolyzing) subunit B, producing MSEQPPEQSTESSRTKASADYGADSIKVLEGLEAVRKRPGMYIGDTGVRGLHHLVFEVVDNSIDEALAGHCDTINVEIHVDNSVTVVDNGRGIPVELHAGEGVSAAEVVLTKLHAGGKFDKKSYTVSGGLHGVGVSVVNALSLWLDVEIRRDRKVYQQHYDIGVPKQPLAEVGTTTKRGTTVHFLPNAGIFETTEFSYDILASRLRELAFLNRGVRISLEDERDAGKKQEFFYEGGIVSFVDHLSQKKQPIHNKVVYLSGKKSGIEIEIAMQWNSGYAENVYTFANNINTIEGGTHLSGFRSALTRTINNYGTANNLIKKGDEAIEGEDCREGLTAVLSVKVPEPQFEGQTKTKLGNSEVKGLVEALVNDSLGTYFEEHPSDARKIVSKALDAARARMAARKARDLTRRKGALDGLSLPGKLADCQERDASRSELYIVEGDSAGGSAKQGRDRRFQAILPLRGKILNVWRARFDRTVSSDEIRVLITALGMGIGDADGDKLIDKLRYHTIIIMTDADVDGSHIRTLLLTFFYRHFRELIENGYVYIAQPPLFRFRRGKTERYLKDEGALAAHLVDLGVEDVKVKSKGAQRSVAGDQLKKVLKELAEIDRLLDVLEKKRKNRQVTSSVAACMELTAETFADPDELRRVVAKLISDITAQYPDLEPVRAEFSSDAEHSCEKISIVCRLNGTNARTEIDRTFIELPEFFRLRRLLTGISGIGQAPYVVNFGKTEQEVASLGELHACIMANARKGTDIQRYKGLGEMNPEQLWATTMDPETRTLLQVRVDDAVAAEDMFDRLMGDVVEGRRKFIEENALNVRNLDI